Genomic DNA from Deltaproteobacteria bacterium:
CGGGTCCACGCGAATCTTTGCGCATGATTCTTAAGTCCATTTACAAAATCTATACGGCTGCCAATGGGAAGGAAGCGCTCGCGTTAATCCAAAAAGAAAATATTGACCTTGTCACCCTCGATCTGAATATGCCCGGGCTTTCGGGGATTGATGTCCTGAAAGAGATCAAAAAAATCAGAAGCGACGTTGAAGTCATCATTATTACTGGTTACGGAACCTTGAAAAATGCCCAGGAAGTTATCCGCTATGGAGCAGGTGATTTCATCTCCAAACC
This window encodes:
- a CDS encoding response regulator; translated protein: MAQQGSILIVDDEAGPRESLRMILKSIYKIYTAANGKEALALIQKENIDLVTLDLNMPGLSGIDVLKEIKKIRSDVEVIIITGYGTLKNAQEVIRYGAGDFISKPFNVADIISIISKSFERRNYNLKINNLIQQIKGLRNVGDNQEREFTAG